Proteins encoded within one genomic window of Kibdelosporangium phytohabitans:
- a CDS encoding MCE family protein yields MISLRNRNPVTVGLVGAAAMLLAGLLAFFWSDLPFVSGTEYTAEFGEAAGLKPNDEVRVAGVKVGEVTDVELDGDHVKVTFRAKGVWLGDQTVAAIRIKTLLGQKNLALDPLGTQPLDPGTAIPRARTVTPYDVNDAFGDLAKTVGTIDTAQLATSFRTLSETFSKTSPEQVRAAFDGLSRLSTTISSRDQELRKLLGNTSSLGRTVADRNAQFEALIKDGGVLLGEFAKRRDAIASLLAGTRELARQLGGVVADNQAQLGPALTQLERVTTVLQRNQDNLDRGLRLAGPFYRLIGNAVGNGRWIDTYVCGLMPGPNGCVPPKGAGR; encoded by the coding sequence ATGATCTCACTGCGCAACCGCAATCCCGTGACTGTCGGCCTGGTCGGCGCCGCGGCGATGCTGCTGGCCGGGCTGCTCGCGTTCTTCTGGTCGGACCTGCCGTTCGTCAGCGGCACCGAGTACACCGCCGAGTTCGGCGAGGCGGCCGGGCTCAAGCCGAACGACGAGGTCCGCGTAGCCGGGGTGAAGGTCGGCGAGGTCACGGACGTCGAACTGGACGGCGACCACGTGAAGGTCACCTTCCGCGCCAAGGGCGTGTGGCTCGGCGACCAGACCGTGGCCGCGATCCGGATCAAGACGTTGCTCGGCCAGAAGAACCTGGCGCTCGACCCGCTGGGCACCCAGCCGCTCGACCCGGGCACGGCCATCCCGCGTGCCCGGACCGTGACGCCCTACGACGTGAACGACGCCTTCGGCGACCTGGCCAAAACCGTGGGCACGATCGACACCGCGCAGCTCGCGACCAGTTTCCGCACGCTGTCGGAGACGTTCTCGAAAACCTCGCCCGAGCAGGTGCGTGCCGCGTTCGACGGGCTGTCCAGGCTGTCCACCACGATCTCGTCCCGTGACCAGGAACTGCGCAAACTCCTGGGCAACACCAGTTCGCTCGGCAGGACGGTCGCCGACCGCAACGCCCAGTTCGAAGCGCTGATCAAGGACGGCGGTGTCCTGCTGGGCGAGTTCGCCAAACGCCGTGACGCGATCGCGTCCCTGCTGGCCGGGACACGGGAACTGGCCAGGCAACTGGGTGGTGTGGTGGCCGACAACCAGGCCCAGCTCGGTCCGGCGCTCACCCAGCTGGAACGCGTGACCACTGTGCTGCAACGCAATCAGGACAACCTCGACCGGGGCCTGCGGCTGGCCGGGCCGTTCTACCGGCTGATCGGCAACGCCGTCGGCAACGGCCGCTGGATCGACACGTACGTCTGCGGGCTCATGCCCGGCCCGAACGGGTGCGTACCGCCGAAGGGAGCGGGTCGCTGA
- a CDS encoding MCE family protein yields the protein MRRIASMACIGVLVAGCGSTAGLYDVPLPGGADIGDHPYRVTVGFRDVLDLVPQSGVKVNDVPVGRVERVKLAADGRTAEVTVAVNGSVRLPGNAIARLRQSSVLGEKFVELAAPEGTADGVLGDGAVIPVERTNRNPEIEEVFGALSMLLNGGGVGQIQQITKELNLALSGNETAIRSFLTNVDTFVAGLDARRADITRAIDGMNKLAGEFGARKDKIADLLDNLGPGIDVLAKQRGSIVGMLKSLDELSTAAVGTIKQSKDDLIADLKALEPTLRHLADAGQNLPQAMEMLLTFPFPDSALKALKGDYLNVHLKLDSKGGPALPLPPVDQGGR from the coding sequence ATGCGCCGGATCGCCTCGATGGCGTGCATCGGTGTGCTGGTGGCCGGATGCGGCTCCACCGCCGGGCTCTACGACGTGCCGCTGCCGGGCGGCGCCGACATCGGCGACCACCCGTATCGCGTCACGGTCGGCTTCCGTGACGTCCTCGACCTCGTCCCGCAGTCGGGCGTGAAGGTCAACGACGTTCCCGTCGGCCGGGTCGAGCGCGTCAAACTGGCCGCCGACGGCCGGACCGCCGAGGTGACCGTCGCGGTCAACGGCTCAGTCCGGTTGCCGGGCAACGCGATCGCGCGGCTGCGGCAGTCCAGTGTGCTCGGTGAGAAGTTCGTCGAGCTGGCCGCGCCCGAGGGCACCGCGGACGGTGTGCTCGGTGACGGCGCGGTGATCCCGGTCGAGCGGACCAACCGCAACCCGGAGATCGAGGAGGTGTTCGGCGCGTTGTCCATGCTGCTCAACGGCGGCGGCGTCGGGCAGATCCAGCAGATCACCAAGGAGCTGAACCTCGCGCTGAGCGGCAACGAGACCGCGATCAGGTCCTTCCTGACCAATGTGGACACGTTCGTCGCCGGGCTCGACGCCCGCAGGGCCGACATCACCAGGGCGATCGACGGGATGAACAAGCTCGCGGGCGAGTTCGGCGCGCGCAAGGACAAGATCGCCGACCTGCTGGACAACCTCGGCCCCGGCATCGACGTGCTGGCCAAGCAGCGCGGCTCGATCGTCGGCATGCTCAAGTCGCTCGACGAGTTGTCCACGGCCGCGGTCGGCACGATCAAGCAGTCCAAGGACGACCTGATCGCCGACCTGAAGGCACTGGAGCCGACCCTGCGCCACCTGGCCGACGCCGGCCAGAACCTGCCGCAGGCGATGGAGATGCTGCTGACGTTCCCGTTCCCCGACTCGGCGCTGAAGGCGCTGAAGGGCGACTACCTCAACGTGCACCTGAAGCTGGACAGCAAAGGCGGGCCCGCGTTGCCGCTGCCGCCGGTCGACCAGGGAGGCCGCTGA
- a CDS encoding TIGR03619 family F420-dependent LLM class oxidoreductase: protein MELGVGLPTAGAIASPDAIVRVAKAAEELGYAAVWTFERVLRPVGKIAMLGVPEPQELPELYRNVFEPLVTLSHVAASTSRVKLGTSVIDALLHPPVVLARRFATLDQFSGGRVIAGLGQGWMKEEFETAGVPTSRKGAGFDEAVAALRAAWGPDPVSFDGRFYKIAPSEINPKPVQEKIPVVVGAMTPKGIERAARIADGINPVVFSRDQLLQVSSAFLNAAKEFGRDPDELSVIGRANVDITGKPVDGDRPFLAGSPEQIVEDLATLDGHRVDQVLFANNASVDLDTELDLLRRLAELAGLKAV from the coding sequence GTGGAACTTGGGGTTGGACTGCCGACTGCTGGGGCGATCGCGTCGCCGGACGCGATCGTGCGGGTGGCGAAGGCGGCCGAGGAACTGGGCTACGCCGCCGTGTGGACGTTCGAGCGGGTGCTGCGGCCGGTCGGCAAGATCGCCATGCTCGGGGTGCCTGAGCCGCAGGAGCTGCCGGAGCTCTACCGGAACGTCTTCGAGCCGCTGGTCACGCTCAGCCACGTGGCCGCGTCGACCAGCCGCGTCAAGCTGGGCACCAGCGTGATCGACGCGCTGCTGCACCCGCCGGTGGTGCTGGCGCGGCGGTTCGCCACGCTGGACCAGTTCAGCGGCGGCCGGGTGATCGCCGGTCTGGGCCAGGGCTGGATGAAGGAGGAGTTCGAGACCGCCGGTGTGCCCACCAGCCGCAAGGGCGCGGGGTTCGACGAGGCGGTCGCGGCGCTGCGCGCGGCGTGGGGACCGGACCCGGTGTCGTTCGACGGGCGGTTCTACAAGATCGCGCCGTCGGAGATCAACCCCAAGCCGGTCCAGGAGAAGATCCCGGTCGTGGTCGGCGCGATGACGCCGAAGGGCATCGAACGGGCCGCGAGGATCGCCGACGGCATCAACCCGGTCGTGTTCTCCCGTGACCAGCTGCTGCAGGTCTCGTCGGCGTTCCTCAACGCCGCCAAGGAGTTCGGCCGCGACCCGGACGAGTTGTCGGTGATCGGCCGGGCGAACGTGGACATCACCGGCAAGCCGGTCGACGGCGACCGGCCGTTCCTCGCCGGTTCGCCCGAGCAGATCGTCGAGGACCTGGCCACCCTGGACGGCCACCGCGTCGACCAGGTGCTGTTCGCCAACAACGCGTCGGTCGACCTGGACACCGAACTGGACCTGTTGCGGCGCTTGGCCGAGCTTGCCGGGCTCAAGGCCGTCTAA
- a CDS encoding MCE family protein, giving the protein MLSRTIRIQVAVFVIIALVGVSYVGARYVGVFGGSGYVVKLRLADSGGIFTNAEVTYRGVAIGRVGELHLADQGIEVDLRIDDGAPPVPVDVEAVVTNRSAVGEQYVDLRPRRDAQPYLADGSVIETKQTKLPLPTETVLLNLDRLVESVPTDALRTVVDELHEATRGAGPDLQALLDSTASFTKLATTHLPQTTQLITGGGTVLTTQLQTSDAIKSFGVNAKLIARRLKDSDGDIRALLKSVPAVAGQVSGLVRESGPGLGVVMANLLTTSNVVVTRQRGMEELLVVTPAAVSAASQVIRPDGAHFGLAVTYFEPLPCTSGYEATPYRNGRDTASAPLNTAARCTLPPGSPTGVRGSQNSPGG; this is encoded by the coding sequence ATGCTCAGCAGGACAATCCGGATCCAGGTGGCCGTGTTCGTCATCATCGCGCTGGTGGGCGTGAGCTACGTCGGCGCGCGGTACGTCGGCGTGTTCGGTGGATCCGGGTACGTCGTCAAGCTCCGGCTGGCCGACTCCGGCGGGATCTTCACCAACGCCGAGGTCACCTACCGCGGCGTGGCGATCGGGCGCGTCGGTGAACTGCACCTCGCCGACCAGGGCATCGAGGTGGACCTGCGGATCGACGACGGCGCGCCGCCGGTGCCGGTCGACGTGGAAGCCGTGGTCACCAACCGGTCCGCCGTGGGCGAGCAGTACGTCGACCTGCGGCCCCGCCGCGACGCCCAGCCGTACCTCGCCGACGGGTCGGTGATCGAGACCAAGCAGACCAAGCTGCCGCTGCCCACCGAGACGGTCCTGCTCAACCTGGACCGGCTGGTCGAATCCGTGCCGACGGACGCGTTGCGCACGGTCGTCGACGAACTGCACGAGGCCACCAGGGGAGCGGGGCCCGACTTGCAGGCGTTGCTCGACTCGACCGCGAGCTTCACCAAACTGGCCACCACGCACCTGCCGCAGACCACCCAGCTGATCACCGGCGGCGGCACGGTGCTGACCACGCAGTTGCAGACGTCCGACGCGATCAAGTCCTTCGGGGTGAACGCCAAGCTGATCGCCCGGCGGCTCAAGGACTCCGACGGCGACATCCGGGCACTGCTGAAGTCGGTTCCCGCGGTGGCCGGTCAGGTGAGCGGCCTCGTGCGGGAATCAGGACCGGGTCTCGGGGTGGTGATGGCGAACCTGCTGACGACGTCGAACGTCGTGGTCACCCGCCAGCGCGGGATGGAGGAGCTGCTGGTGGTCACCCCGGCCGCGGTTTCCGCCGCGTCGCAGGTGATCCGGCCGGACGGCGCGCACTTCGGCCTGGCGGTCACGTACTTCGAGCCGTTGCCGTGCACCAGCGGCTACGAGGCGACGCCGTATCGCAACGGCCGTGACACCGCGTCGGCGCCGCTGAACACGGCGGCCCGGTGCACGCTCCCACCCGGCAGCCCGACCGGGGTCCGCGGATCGCAGAACTCGCCAGGAGGCTGA
- a CDS encoding MCE family protein yields MRGKYLKIGALVAVVAVLAVTVAMVTGRDAKLVYAYFTSAVGVYPGSDVRVLGVAVGRIDAVEPMGEQVRVTMALDRGTAVPADANALVVTPSLVSDRYVQLAPVYQGGEQIADGAVIPAPKTVVPVELDELFGSLDKLTTALGPQGANSGGALSEFIEAGAKNLDGNGQQLNQTIRELGKASRTLSGSQEDLFGTVDTVQKFTTMLAANDTQVRTFNNQLAQVSGILADERDAFGAALRELAGVLDQVRAFVEDNRGRVKSNVDKLTGVTKVLADQKASLSEALDTAPLALGNLLKAYDPATKTIDGRADILEFSGASPQRALLPMPLAGGR; encoded by the coding sequence ATGCGCGGCAAGTACCTCAAGATCGGCGCGCTGGTCGCGGTGGTCGCTGTGCTGGCGGTGACGGTCGCCATGGTGACCGGGCGGGACGCGAAGCTCGTCTACGCGTACTTCACCTCGGCAGTGGGCGTCTACCCCGGCTCGGACGTGCGGGTGCTGGGCGTGGCCGTCGGCCGGATCGACGCGGTCGAGCCGATGGGCGAGCAGGTCCGGGTGACGATGGCGCTCGACCGCGGCACCGCCGTCCCGGCAGACGCGAACGCGCTCGTGGTGACACCCAGTCTGGTCAGCGACCGGTACGTCCAGCTCGCGCCCGTCTACCAGGGCGGCGAGCAGATCGCCGACGGTGCCGTCATCCCGGCGCCGAAAACCGTTGTGCCAGTGGAGCTGGACGAGCTGTTCGGCAGCCTCGACAAGCTGACCACCGCACTGGGGCCGCAGGGCGCCAACTCCGGTGGCGCGTTGAGCGAGTTCATCGAGGCAGGCGCGAAGAACCTCGACGGCAACGGCCAGCAGCTCAACCAGACCATCCGTGAACTGGGCAAAGCCAGCCGGACGCTGAGCGGCTCGCAGGAGGACCTGTTCGGCACGGTCGACACCGTGCAGAAGTTCACCACTATGCTGGCCGCCAACGACACCCAGGTCCGCACGTTCAACAACCAGCTCGCCCAGGTTTCCGGGATCCTCGCCGACGAACGGGACGCCTTCGGCGCCGCGTTGCGTGAGCTGGCCGGTGTCCTCGACCAGGTGCGGGCGTTCGTCGAGGACAACCGGGGCCGCGTGAAGTCCAACGTGGACAAGCTGACCGGTGTGACGAAGGTGCTGGCCGACCAGAAGGCGTCGCTGTCCGAGGCGCTGGACACCGCGCCGCTCGCGCTCGGCAACCTGCTCAAGGCATACGACCCGGCCACGAAGACCATCGACGGCCGCGCCGACATCCTGGAGTTCTCCGGCGCTTCGCCGCAGCGCGCGTTGCTGCCGATGCCGTTGGCGGGAGGCCGGTGA
- a CDS encoding helix-turn-helix domain-containing protein has product MTGTPDPAQRIAFDSLLSASGDGSSATLWFRLPAELAVLFRPRITELAVETADELRRTVPAFGQMDGSCMRKVTGYIQQAITQFIDRLADPTGPRDYAAERFRQLALHDDIQGSPILDILQTAYRVGARVAWRRVADEGTKIGVPTDTLCLLAETIFAYIDELSALSVEGSVSKKIREAGALERRRRQLLELLLGGATQEALGRLAEAAHWPLPERVLAVSLDVRDAWPDPEGPVLDSRILVDLEGSAPCLLVAEEHRDLVGTLPVIMPGCRAAVGPSIELGDARKSLRWARRITQLVQRGSLPDAPVTWFDEQLSTLWLLNDRFMVQQIAARVLAPLDGLTPTQRTTLGDTLLIWLETRRTAVEIAEMLNVHPQTVRYRMRQLKRLFGESLEDSDMRFEIEVALRAERARFED; this is encoded by the coding sequence GTGACTGGAACACCCGATCCCGCGCAGCGGATCGCGTTCGATTCCCTGTTGTCGGCGTCCGGCGACGGGTCGTCCGCGACGCTGTGGTTCCGCCTGCCCGCCGAGCTCGCGGTGCTGTTCCGGCCGAGGATCACCGAGCTGGCCGTCGAGACAGCCGACGAGCTGCGGCGCACCGTGCCCGCGTTCGGCCAGATGGACGGCTCGTGCATGCGAAAAGTCACCGGCTATATCCAGCAGGCCATCACGCAATTCATCGACCGGCTGGCCGATCCGACCGGCCCACGCGATTACGCGGCCGAACGTTTCCGCCAGCTCGCGTTGCACGACGACATCCAGGGCAGTCCGATACTCGACATCCTGCAGACCGCGTACCGCGTCGGCGCCAGGGTCGCGTGGCGGCGCGTCGCCGACGAGGGAACCAAGATCGGTGTCCCGACCGACACGTTGTGCCTGCTCGCCGAAACGATCTTCGCGTACATCGACGAGTTGTCCGCGTTGTCGGTCGAGGGCAGCGTGTCCAAGAAGATCCGCGAGGCCGGCGCGCTGGAACGCAGGCGCAGGCAGCTGCTCGAACTGCTGCTGGGCGGTGCGACGCAGGAAGCGCTCGGCCGGTTGGCGGAGGCGGCGCACTGGCCGTTGCCCGAACGTGTGCTCGCGGTGTCGCTCGACGTGCGGGACGCGTGGCCGGACCCGGAGGGACCCGTGCTGGACAGCCGGATCCTGGTCGACCTCGAAGGCTCGGCGCCGTGCCTGCTGGTCGCGGAGGAGCACCGGGACCTGGTGGGCACCCTGCCGGTGATCATGCCCGGCTGCCGCGCCGCGGTCGGCCCGTCGATCGAACTGGGTGACGCCCGCAAATCGCTGCGGTGGGCCCGCCGGATCACGCAACTGGTGCAACGAGGGTCCCTGCCGGACGCGCCGGTGACCTGGTTCGACGAGCAGCTGTCGACGTTGTGGCTGCTCAACGACCGGTTCATGGTCCAGCAGATCGCCGCGCGCGTGCTCGCCCCGCTGGACGGCCTGACCCCGACGCAGCGCACCACACTGGGCGACACTTTGCTGATCTGGCTGGAAACCAGGCGCACGGCGGTGGAGATCGCGGAGATGCTCAACGTGCACCCGCAGACCGTGCGCTACCGGATGCGCCAGCTCAAGCGCCTGTTCGGCGAAAGCCTGGAGGACAGCGACATGCGCTTCGAGATCGAGGTGGCGTTGCGCGCCGAACGCGCTCGGTTCGAGGACTGA
- a CDS encoding ABC-F family ATP-binding cassette domain-containing protein, protein MSSPVALAPARAAHVRASGVHLSYGGRPVLAGVDLVAAAGDRVAIVGENGRGKTTLLRVLAGQLPVDQGEVHHAGSIGVADQQIPLAATDTVGDLIDLELAAVRTALADLDRATEALTEGTPGADDAYADALTVAEALDAWDADRRVEISLAALGAVDDRDRPLGTLSVGQRHRVRLACLLGARHSILLLDEPTNHLDAGGLDHLTEQLRAHAGVVVIVTHDRALLADVATTVIDLDPSSDSRPRVYGGGYAAYVDGRRAERARWEALHTEQVTERQRLADDLSAAQNRLKDGWRPAKGTGKHTRATRAPGLVRAVHRRQEDLEAAVVAVPPPPTRFAMPELPEYRGATLLRAEDVTVPGRLDRPVTLALDSGDRLVVTGPNGAGKSTLLSVLAGLIEPATGTVRRAKPVRVGRLGQESDTPPRRTARQLYEEVVARSGLPAPGLGELGLSDRNDTHRPLGELSVGARRRVDLALVLVSQPHVLLLDEPTNHLSAALVDELTAALGTTPAAVVLATHDRQLLRDTSSWPQLTL, encoded by the coding sequence ATGTCATCCCCTGTTGCGCTGGCCCCTGCCCGCGCGGCGCACGTCCGCGCGTCCGGCGTCCACCTCTCCTACGGCGGGCGGCCCGTGCTCGCCGGGGTCGACCTCGTGGCCGCCGCGGGCGACCGGGTCGCGATCGTCGGTGAGAACGGCCGCGGCAAGACCACCTTGCTGCGCGTGCTCGCCGGTCAGCTGCCCGTCGACCAAGGCGAGGTCCACCACGCGGGTTCGATCGGCGTTGCCGATCAGCAGATCCCGCTGGCGGCCACGGACACCGTCGGCGACCTGATCGACCTCGAACTGGCCGCCGTACGCACCGCGTTGGCCGACTTGGACCGTGCGACCGAAGCCCTCACCGAAGGCACGCCCGGCGCCGACGACGCCTACGCCGACGCGCTCACGGTGGCCGAAGCGCTCGACGCGTGGGACGCGGACCGACGAGTCGAGATCTCCCTGGCCGCGCTCGGCGCAGTCGACGACCGCGACCGTCCACTCGGCACACTCTCGGTAGGACAACGACACCGCGTGCGGCTGGCATGCCTGCTTGGCGCAAGGCATTCCATCCTGCTGCTCGACGAACCGACGAACCACCTCGACGCGGGCGGCCTCGACCACCTCACCGAGCAACTACGCGCGCACGCGGGTGTGGTCGTCATCGTCACGCACGACCGCGCGTTGCTCGCGGACGTGGCCACGACGGTGATCGACCTCGACCCGTCCAGCGACAGTAGGCCACGGGTGTACGGCGGTGGCTACGCCGCGTACGTCGACGGCCGCCGTGCCGAACGTGCCCGCTGGGAAGCGTTGCACACCGAGCAGGTCACCGAGCGGCAGCGGCTGGCGGACGACCTGTCAGCGGCGCAGAACCGCCTGAAGGACGGTTGGCGCCCGGCCAAGGGAACCGGCAAACACACGCGGGCGACCCGCGCACCCGGCCTCGTGCGTGCTGTGCACCGAAGGCAGGAGGACCTGGAGGCAGCTGTCGTGGCGGTCCCGCCGCCACCAACCCGGTTCGCCATGCCGGAACTGCCGGAGTACCGAGGCGCGACGTTGCTGCGAGCCGAGGACGTGACCGTACCCGGACGACTGGATCGCCCGGTGACCCTCGCGTTGGACTCGGGAGACCGGTTGGTCGTCACCGGACCGAACGGCGCGGGAAAGTCAACGCTGCTGTCGGTGCTGGCAGGCCTCATCGAACCGGCGACGGGCACGGTCAGGCGCGCCAAGCCGGTCCGAGTCGGACGCCTGGGCCAGGAATCCGACACACCACCCCGCCGTACAGCACGCCAGCTGTACGAGGAGGTGGTGGCCCGGTCGGGGCTACCCGCGCCCGGCCTCGGCGAACTCGGGTTGTCGGACCGCAACGACACACACCGCCCGCTGGGAGAGCTGTCAGTCGGTGCCCGGCGAAGGGTGGACCTGGCGCTCGTGTTGGTCAGCCAGCCGCACGTGCTACTGCTCGACGAGCCGACCAACCACCTGTCCGCCGCACTGGTCGACGAACTGACAGCAGCACTCGGCACGACCCCTGCCGCGGTCGTGCTCGCCACGCACGACCGGCAACTGTTGCGGGACACCAGTTCCTGGCCACAGCTGACCCTGTGA